One Cicer arietinum cultivar CDC Frontier isolate Library 1 chromosome 8, Cicar.CDCFrontier_v2.0, whole genome shotgun sequence DNA segment encodes these proteins:
- the LOC101501445 gene encoding putative glucuronosyltransferase PGSIP8 translates to MGYNVVDNNNLRWLLLLSLVLLLHQPCIEATSSTQRYKNAYATMMYVGTPRDYEFYVAVRVLIKSLFKLNVQADLVVIASVDVPLPWIRALEEEDGAKVLRVSNMDNPYKHQDNFDRRFKLSLNKLYAWSLVDYDRVVMLDADNLFLQNTDELFQCGQFCAVFINPCVFHTGLFVLQPSMVVFKDMVNELQNGRENPDGADQGFIASYFPELLDKPMFHPPSNGTKLDGTYRLPLGYQMDASYYYLKLRWSIPCGPNSVITFPGAPWLKPWYWWSWPVLPLGLQWHEQRRQTLGYASEITVTVIQSAIYIGIVAMTRLAKPNLSKLCYRRSDKSINLAHNSLKLVALWCILAAYATPFFIIPHTIHPLLGWILYLLGSFAFCSIAINVFLLPMLPVLVPWLGIVGTLLVMAFPWYPDGIVRAMCVFFYAFICAPFLWTSMVRIVAGLRLSLEREAFLPRFAECYPHSWFNKLF, encoded by the exons ATGGGTTACAATGTAGTAGATAATAATAATCTGAGATGGTTGCTACTATTATCACTGGTACTGTTATTGCATCAACCCTGTATCGAAGCGACGTCGTCTACACAGAGATACAAGAACGCATACGCGACGATGATGTATGTAGGTACACCAAGGGACTATGAATTCTACGTTGCCGTACGCGTCCTCATTAAATCGCTTTTCAAACTTAACGTTCAAGCTGATCTCGTCGTCATTGCTTCCGTCGATGTTCCTCTTCCATGGATTCGAGCCCT CGAAGAGGAAGACGGTGCAAAAGTTCTGAGGGTGTCAAACATGGACAATCCTTACAAGCATCAGGATAATTTTGACAGGAGATTTAAGTTGTCACTGAATAAACTTTATGCTTGGAGCTTAGTTGATTATGACAGGGTAGTCATGTTGGATGCTGATAACCTCTTCCTTCAAAACACTGACGAATTGTTTCAATGTGGACAATTTTGTGCTGTCTTTATTAATCCCTGTGTTTTCCATACTGGTCTCTTTGTCTTGCAG CCATCAATGGTTGTGTTCAAGGACATGGTTAATGAATTACAAAATGGGAGAGAAAATCCAGATGGTGCAGACCAAGGTTTTATTGCTAGCTACTTCCCTGAGTTGCTTGATAAGCCAATGTTTCATCCTCCATCAAATGGCACTAAGCTTGATGGAACATATAGGCTTCCTTTAGGTTATCAGATGGATGCTTCTTACTACT ATCTTAAACTTCGTTGGAGCATACCCTGTGGACCAAATAGTGTGATCACATTCCCGGGGGCACCATGGTTGAAGCCATGGTATTGGTGGTCTTGGCCTGTCCTGCCACTAGGCCTTCAGTGGCATGAACAACGTCGCCAAACTTTAGG GTATGCTTCTGAGATAACTGTGACAGTTATCCAATCTGCAATATATATAGGAATAGTAGCAATGACGCGTTTGGCAAAGCCAAACCTCTCAAAGTTATGTTATAGGCGTTCTGATAAGAGCATCAATCTGGCACACAACAGTCTCAAATTAGTAGCATTATGGTGCATACTTGCAGCTTACGCAACACCATTCTTTATCATTCCTCACACAATTCACCCTCTACTTGGTTGGATCCTCTATTTGCTTGGTTCTTTTGCATTTTGTTCAATTGCAATCAATGTCTTTCTTCTACCAATGTTGCCGGTTTTGGTGCCGTGGCTTGGGATTGTTGGGACCCTTTTGGTCATGGCATTTCCTTGGTATCCTGATGGAATTGTAAGAGCTATGTGCGTGTTTTTCTATGCCTTCATTTGTGCTCCATTTTTGTGGACATCTATGGTGAGAATTGTGGCGGGTCTTCGGCTATCTCTAGAAAGGGAAGCTTTTTTGCCAAGATTTGCAGAATGTTATCCACATTCTTGGTTTAACAAGTTATTTTGA
- the LOC101501763 gene encoding probable pectinesterase 68 codes for MQLSIMNTATIFNSFQLLLIFTCMLLINAAIVTQGARYHHESTFNYLSSTNISNQNHHWIGPIGHRVITVDVNGGGQFRSVQEAVNAVPDNNRMNVLIQISAGYYIEKVVVPGTKPYITFEGEGREVTVIEWHDRASDPGPNGQQLRTYRTASVTVFANYFSAKNITFKNTAPAPMPGMQGWQAAAFRISGDKAYFSGCGFYGAQDTLCDDAGRHYFKECYIEGSIDFIFGNGRSMYKDCELHSIATRFGSIAAQDRKYPYEKTGFAFVRCRVTGTGPLYVGRAMGQYSRIVYAYTYFDNIVAHGGWDDWDHANNKNKTVFFGVYKCWGPGAEAVRGVSWARELDFESAHPFLVKSFVNGRHWIAPTDA; via the exons ATGCAACTTTCAATAATGAATACGGCTACTATTTTCAATTCTTTTCAATTACTTTTGATTTTCACTTGCATGTTGTTAATTAATGCAGCAATAGTGACACAAGGTGCACGCTATCATCACGAAAGTACCTTCAACTATTTATCCTCTACAAACATTTCCAACCAGAACCACCACTGGATTGGACCCATCGGTCACCGTGTAATCACCGTTGATGTTAACGGTGGAGGTCAGTTCCGGTCCGTTCAAGAAGCCGTTAATGCCGTACCGGACAACAATAGAATGAATGTCCTTATTCAAATCAGTGCCGGATACTACAT AGAGAAGGTGGTGGTGCCGGGGACGAAGCCATACATTACGTTTGAAGGAGAGGGGAGGGAAGTGACGGTGATAGAATGGCATGATAGAGCGAGTGATCCTGGTCCCAACGGACAACAACTACGTACTTATAGAACTGCTTCTGTAACTGTCTTTGCTAATTATTTCTCTGCTAAAAATATCACTTTCAAG AACACAGCGCCGGCACCAATGCCCGGGATGCAAGGATGGCAAGCGGCGGCGTTTCGGATATCAGGTGACAAAGCATACTTTTCCGGGTGTGGTTTCTACGGCGCACAAGATACACTTTGCGACGACGCTGGTAGGCATTACTTTAAGGAGTGTTACATTGAGGGTTccattgattttatttttggaaatgGAAGATCCATGTACAAG GATTGCGAGCTACATTCAATAGCAACGAGGTTCGGGTCCATAGCAGCCCAGGATAGGAAATACCCATACGAGAAGACAGGTTTCGCATTCGTACGTTGCAGGGTGACAGGTACAGGCCCACTATATGTGGGCCGTGCAATGGGCCAGTATTCAAGAATAGTATACGCATACACATACTTCGATAATATAGTTGCACACGGCGGTTGGGATGATTGGGACCACGccaacaacaaaaacaa GACTGTGTTCTTTGGAGTGTACAAGTGTTGGGGACCAGGAGCAGAGGCCGTGCGTGGGGTCTCATGGGCAAGGGAATTGGATTTCGAATCTGCGCATCCATTTCTCGTTAAGAGTTTCGTCAATGGAAGACACTGGATCGCACCCACTGATGCTTAG